The following proteins are co-located in the Tiliqua scincoides isolate rTilSci1 chromosome 8, rTilSci1.hap2, whole genome shotgun sequence genome:
- the SPPL2B gene encoding signal peptide peptidase-like 2B codes for MAAGPGGPAWLGGCLLLLVAQVSCEFGMARVFSEKGSAKGKDYCILFNSQWAHLPHDLGKASLLQLQDQTVSVLCSPSDVPDGGFSNMIPMVMRGNCTFYEKVRLAQINGARGLLIVSRERLVPPAGNQSQYEEIDIPVALLSYADMLDIGRRFGHSVKVAMYAPNEPVLDYNMVIIFLMAVGTVAVGGYWAGSRDVKKRYVKHKRDDGAEKHEDETVDVTPIMICVFVVMCCSMLILLYFYYDQLVYVIIGIFCLAASIGLYSCLSPFVRRFPLGKCRVPANNLPYFHKRPQVRMLLLAGFCIAVSLVWGVFRNEDQWAWVLQDALGIAFCLYMLKTIRLPTFKGCTLLLLVLFVYDVFFVFITPFLTKTGESIMVEVAAGPTDSATHEKLPMVLKVPRLNFSPLALCDRPFSLLGFGDILVPGLLVAYCHRFDIQVQSSRIYFVACTIAYGIGLLVTFVALALMQKGQPALLYLVPCTLLTSFLVAVWRKELGMFWTGSGFAKDLPHPPLVISPVSRSAPPKEESSPVSQSEAGKEISGQSLHTDELTNTPLCSGEPQAASLEMEKEQTGSSEDQAGQPAHSTPHIEEPATQKDDSDPEIQDLQAGQNQSD; via the exons ATGGCTGCTGGCCCCGGGGGGCCGGCCTGGCTGGGGgggtgcctgctgctgctggtcgCCCAG GTCTCCTGTGAATTCGGCATGGCCCGTGTCTTCTCAGAGAAGGGGAGTGCCAAAGGCAAGGATTACTGCATCCTCTTCAACTCCCAATGGGCCCATCTGCCCCATGACCTTGGGAAAGCA TCACTCTTGCAGCTGCAGGACCAGACAGTGTCTGTCTTGTGCTCCCCTTCCGATGTCCCTGACGGGGGcttcagcaacatgatccccatgGTGATGCGAGGGAACTGCACCTTCTATGAGAAAGTGAGGCTGGCACAGATCAACGGAGCTCGAGGGCTGCTGATCGTCAGTCGGGAGAGGCTG GTCCCCCCTGCTGGCAACCAGAGTCAGTATGAAGAGATTGATATTCCAGTGGCCTTGCTGAGCTACGCTGACATGTTGGATATTGGCAGG agatTTGGTCACTCTGTCAAGGTAGCGATGTATGCACCCAACGAGCCCGTCTTGGACTACAACATGGTGATCATCTTTCTGATGGCTGTGGGGACAGTGGCTGTTGGTGGATACTGGGCAGGAAGCAGAGATGTGAAAAA GCGCTATGTGAAACATAAGCGTGATGACGGGGCTGAGAAACATGAGGACGAGACAGTGGATGTCACCCCCATCATGATCTGTGTCTTCGTGGTCATGTGTTGTTCAATGCTCATCCTTCTGTATTTCTACTATGACCAGCTAG TTTATGTCATCATAGGGATCTTCTGCCTGGCTGCCTCAATTGGTCTCTACAGCTGTCTGTCTCCATTTGTCAGAAGGTTCCCCTTGGGGAAATGCAG GGTTCCTGCTAACAACCTGCCGTACTTTCACAAGCGCCCGCAGGTTCGGATGCTGCTCCTGGCTGGATTCTGCATTGCTGTCAGTCTGGTGTGGGGAGTCTTTCGAAACGAGGACCA GTGGGCCTGGGTACTCCAAGATGCCCTAGGTATTGCCTTCTGCCTTTATATGCTGAAAACCATTCGCTTACCTACCTTCAAG GGCTGTACTTTGCTTCTTTTGGTCCTGTTTGTGTATGATGTCTTCTTCGTCTTCATTACACCTTTTTTAACCAAG ACTGGCGAGAGCATCATGGTTGAGGTGGCAGCTGGCCCCACAGATTCTGCCACCCACGAAAAG CTCCCGATGGTGCTGAAGGTGCCGAGGCTCAACTTCTCACCACTGGCTCTCTGCGACAGACCCTTCTCCCTTCTCGGATTCGGGGACATCTTGGTTCCAG GTCTTCTGGTGGCATATTGCCACAGGTTTGACATTCAAGTTCAGTCCTCCAGGATCTACTTTGTCGCTTGCACTATAG CCTATGGCATTGGCCTCCTGGTGACCTTTGTGGCGCTGGCTCTGATGCAGAAGGGTCAGCCAGCACTCCTCTACCTGGTTCCGTGCACGCTCCTCACCAGCTTCCTGGTGGCTGTTTGGCGCAAGGAGCTCGGCATGTTCTGGACGGGCAGCGGCTTTGCG AAAGACCTACCTCATCCTCCCTTGGTGATTTCCCCTGTCAGCCGCTCTGCCCCCCCAAAAGAGGAGAGTTCCCCAGTGTCTCAGTCGGAAGCAGGCAAAGAAATAAGTGGCCAATCTCTTCACACTGATGAGCTGACCAACACACCACTGTGTAGTGGGGAGCCACAAGCTGCCTCTCTGGAGATGGAGAAGGAACAGACTGGGTCCAGCGAGGACCAGGCCGGCCAGCCAGCGCACAGCACACCCCATATAGAAGAGCCAGCCACTCAGAAGGACGACAGTGATCCAGAAATCCAGGACCTCCAAGCAGGGCAGAACCAGTCTGACTAG